A segment of the Polyodon spathula isolate WHYD16114869_AA chromosome 14, ASM1765450v1, whole genome shotgun sequence genome:
acatacaatccTGGTATCAAAACTTGGAAGTAAAGAGCAATGGATGAACACAAGTACTTATTTACTGTCAGCAGAATCACACCCATGGTCTTCAAAGTCCTTCTCGAAAGTAACAGGCAGAATTAAGTGGGAGATGCGACTCCAAAGGCCCCCTAGCTTGTCAGCATCCATCTTGTTGAACGTATCAGGCTGCTCTGAATTGATAAACCTCTTCTGAATGTAATCCCGCACCTTCTCCTCCACTGTGCCCAGATTCAGCCCGGGGGTCAGCTCCTCCTCTTCGAGAAGGACAGTGAAGATGAGCGACACTGCCTTATAGGCTGCATTCTCATGGTCACAGTATTTGTAAAAGATGAGGGTTGCGCCTGGGGGAAGCTCTTCCAATTGGTGGATGACTGCCGTCCGCTTATTACCTTCAAAGCTGCTTTTCAACTCTTCATCCAACAGTAGCTTGACCTTGTCGCTGTCCAAAGAGGCCAGGCCAGACCCGTCCATCTGGACAGTGCTGGCATTCAAAGCGGAGGAATAAACCCCGGCGAGCTGGCTTGCGAGACAGTGCAGCGTCTTGTGAGCATTCTGCCCGGAGGTCAGTATCATGCTGGCCGGCTCCGAGGGTTGAGCTGATAAGAGGTGCTTCTCAAGGAGGATCTTGCTTCTCTTCCACAATTCTTCTCTTTGGCTGGGAAAGCGGGATTTCAATTCCTTAAACTTCGTTTGAAAGGCCTGGAGGACTGGATTTTCATCTGTGGCCGGGGGCCTGGGCTTGTAGACATGCAGAAATGCAGCCACTACAAGCAGTGCCACTACTAGAACTAAAAGGAGTAGCCAATAgattcctgaaaataaaatgtaaaagttgtTGCATTAGGTTGTCAGCTTTACTGAATACATGAATCTGTTTAAGTTTCTTGCATGCTTAACCCTTTTCCACCAGACCATTCTAATTTCGGTGTCTGAGAAGCGACAaaaaactttttgtatttttaatgatacacttcaaGAAAGTCATGTACAGGAAATGTGATCGGCAGCGCTGACTTTTGAAGCCGAGTTACATAGGAAGTTCGagatatgccatgtaaacacagcacaaAGGCAATGCAGACTTCTCATCTACGGCTATTTTTGACGGTAATTATCTCCtgaactttaatatatatatatatatatacg
Coding sequences within it:
- the LOC121327123 gene encoding torsin-1A-interacting protein 2-like isoform X2 — encoded protein: MAKTFKTRTSINDVTEEALSKTMSAHTQGKLFGDVTSRPSIKSYKTAERGAAKPASETDRGLTLAPSAAFFGEMCFSDTFPTETNASSFSLCEESNLPPNVNEEKSKLKSGNLNEWETNSEMVNTRSNTYDWDNKSCEQLNTQTRHSQTSNEEESKQGSVEKVQEAQIQHSDNIPNDPKQVVPPSNPTSRETVGRGIYWLLLLVLVVALLVVAAFLHVYKPRPPATDENPVLQAFQTKFKELKSRFPSQREELWKRSKILLEKHLLSAQPSEPASMILTSGQNAHKTLHCLASQLAGVYSSALNASTVQMDGSGLASLDSDKVKLLLDEELKSSFEGNKRTAVIHQLEELPPGATLIFYKYCDHENAAYKAVSLIFTVLLEEEELTPGLNLGTVEEKVRDYIQKRFINSEQPDTFNKMDADKLGGLWSRISHLILPVTFEKDFEDHGCDSADSK
- the LOC121327123 gene encoding torsin-1A-interacting protein 2-like isoform X1, which produces MAKTFKTRTSINDVTEEALSKTMSAHTQGKLFGDVTSRPSIKSYKTAERGAAKPASETDRGLTLAPSAAFFGEMCFSDTFPTETNASSFSLCEESNLPPNVNEEKSKLKSGNLNEWETNSEMVNTRSNTYDWDNKSCEQLNTQTRHSQTSNEEESKQGSVEKVQEAQIQHSDNIPNDPKQVVPPSNPTSRETVGREKTKPQGEANSSGSGSVEQPQASLVRSRNKKQTGPIKKVVPPSNPTSRETVGRGIYWLLLLVLVVALLVVAAFLHVYKPRPPATDENPVLQAFQTKFKELKSRFPSQREELWKRSKILLEKHLLSAQPSEPASMILTSGQNAHKTLHCLASQLAGVYSSALNASTVQMDGSGLASLDSDKVKLLLDEELKSSFEGNKRTAVIHQLEELPPGATLIFYKYCDHENAAYKAVSLIFTVLLEEEELTPGLNLGTVEEKVRDYIQKRFINSEQPDTFNKMDADKLGGLWSRISHLILPVTFEKDFEDHGCDSADSK